The following proteins come from a genomic window of bacterium:
- a CDS encoding 2-oxoacid:acceptor oxidoreductase family protein: MERKIIISGFGGQGIIALGKFIALTAMMSDKNVTYLPSYGAEVRGGTANCQVVVSDGYIASPCIEEADILLAMNRPSLNKFAKAVKQGGLILANSSLGADRTGDTGKNAGNIYNIPATDMAVKLGEIKVANVIALGALLSIEEFLPVSMIKENFSIVLKHKGKGIIALNLKALDCGLRFKFDGTKA, translated from the coding sequence ATGGAGAGAAAAATAATAATATCAGGCTTCGGCGGGCAGGGAATAATTGCGCTGGGTAAATTTATTGCGCTGACCGCTATGATGTCCGATAAGAACGTTACCTACCTGCCTTCCTATGGCGCGGAAGTCAGGGGCGGCACAGCTAATTGCCAGGTTGTCGTTTCAGATGGATACATCGCTTCCCCGTGTATTGAAGAAGCTGATATATTGCTGGCAATGAACCGGCCTTCATTAAATAAGTTTGCAAAGGCGGTAAAACAGGGCGGATTGATTTTAGCAAATTCTTCTCTCGGCGCCGACCGGACGGGAGACACCGGGAAGAACGCAGGTAATATATATAATATTCCCGCCACAGACATGGCTGTGAAATTGGGAGAGATTAAAGTCGCGAATGTTATAGCTTTGGGCGCGCTTCTTTCCATAGAAGAGTTTCTGCCTGTTTCGATGATTAAGGAGAATTTTTCAATTGTCTTAAAACATAAAGGGAAAGGGATAATAGCTTTAAATCTGAAAGCCCTGGATTGCGGTTTAAGGTTTAAATTTGACGGGACTAAGGCTTAA
- a CDS encoding CDP-alcohol phosphatidyltransferase family protein, whose protein sequence is MNWANKISVIRMLLVPCFVAVVHYFRVSENDQGEILRLIAIALFSIAVLTDALDGFIARHFNQKSRLGTILDPIADKLLLTSAVIVLTFPSMEKTSMGFSLPYWYAVAVITRDVIILMGSFLVWMILGDVHIRPSIFGKITTFLQMAAVLWVLFIFPKPMVIVYLSALLTVVSGADYMIKGARQLVSAEEEAGKKK, encoded by the coding sequence TTGAACTGGGCTAATAAAATTTCTGTTATCAGGATGCTCCTTGTTCCGTGTTTTGTCGCGGTTGTGCATTATTTCAGGGTTTCGGAGAATGATCAGGGCGAAATCTTAAGATTAATTGCAATCGCTTTATTTTCAATCGCCGTGTTGACCGACGCATTAGACGGTTTTATCGCAAGGCATTTTAATCAGAAAAGCAGATTGGGCACTATCCTGGATCCGATTGCGGATAAACTGCTGTTAACTTCAGCCGTTATTGTATTGACATTTCCCAGCATGGAGAAAACATCTATGGGGTTCAGCCTGCCTTACTGGTATGCAGTTGCGGTAATAACGAGGGATGTTATTATCCTGATGGGATCTTTTCTTGTCTGGATGATATTGGGCGATGTCCATATTCGGCCCAGCATATTCGGCAAGATTACCACTTTTTTGCAGATGGCCGCAGTATTATGGGTCCTTTTTATTTTTCCCAAACCTATGGTCATTGTTTATCTCTCCGCATTGCTCACGGTCGTATCAGGCGCCGATTATATGATTAAGGGAGCCAGGCAGCTTGTAAGCGCCGAAGAAGAAGCGGGTAAGAAAAAATAA
- the plsY gene encoding glycerol-3-phosphate 1-O-acyltransferase PlsY: MNFLIIFIISYIIGSFPTAFIICRFLSGRDIRTMGSGNVGATNVARLFGFKYGVITFLLDCFKGFLPVFLVIRSYGIHSNLVFISAAAVLLGHMWPVFLGFKGGKGVASGVGIIIALNLPAACVSFGVFIVVFVMFRYISVSSITAAILMPFIMWYFASPLKIVVFISFASLLVVYMHRKNIRRLITKTEPVFSFPAMKGKSIKKEDIRK, from the coding sequence ATGAATTTTTTAATAATTTTTATAATTTCATATATAATAGGGTCTTTTCCCACTGCTTTTATTATCTGCAGGTTCCTTTCGGGAAGGGACATAAGGACCATGGGCAGCGGGAATGTAGGAGCAACAAATGTGGCGAGGTTATTCGGATTTAAATACGGCGTGATAACATTTTTGCTGGACTGCTTTAAGGGGTTTCTTCCGGTATTTTTAGTTATAAGATCGTATGGTATTCACAGCAACCTTGTTTTTATTTCGGCGGCAGCGGTTCTGCTGGGCCATATGTGGCCTGTTTTCCTGGGCTTCAAAGGCGGAAAAGGCGTCGCATCGGGAGTGGGCATCATTATTGCTTTAAACCTTCCCGCCGCCTGTGTATCTTTTGGTGTTTTTATTGTTGTGTTTGTCATGTTCCGGTATATTTCCGTAAGCTCTATAACCGCCGCAATCCTTATGCCTTTTATAATGTGGTATTTCGCGTCTCCTTTGAAGATAGTGGTCTTTATTTCTTTTGCTTCGCTGCTTGTTGTCTATATGCATAGAAAGAATATCAGGCGATTGATAACAAAAACCGAACCTGTATTCAGTTTCCCTGCAATGAAGGGAAAAAGCATAAAAAAAGAGGATATCCGGAAATGA
- the vorB gene encoding 3-methyl-2-oxobutanoate dehydrogenase subunit VorB has product MKEKKLVCGNVALSEAAIRAGCRFYFGYPITPQNEVTSYMSLRMNEVGGVFLQAESELASVNMVFGAALTGAKAMTTSSSPGISLMQEGISYLAGCELPAVIVNVMRGGPGLGNIAPSQSDYFQAVKGGGHGDYRLLVFAPSTLQEIVDYTYMAFSKAGQYRMQVMILMDGLMGQMMEPVSFPEMSESFSYRNDWALTGCKKREPRSIKSLFLEEGVLERHNKNLQKKYGEIREREILYDTFLADDADVLLTAFGFCGRLCKKAVEELRGMGIKAGLFRPITLWPFPGDVFTGLSKRSRKIFCVEMNAGQMVEDIMFYADDKNKVGFIGRTGGGIPSVSEIVKAVTGKR; this is encoded by the coding sequence ATGAAAGAAAAAAAACTGGTTTGCGGAAATGTCGCTCTTTCTGAGGCGGCGATAAGAGCGGGTTGCAGGTTTTACTTCGGTTATCCGATAACACCTCAGAATGAAGTAACTTCTTACATGTCCTTAAGGATGAACGAGGTCGGGGGAGTTTTTCTGCAGGCGGAAAGCGAATTGGCTTCTGTAAATATGGTTTTTGGAGCTGCATTGACCGGCGCAAAAGCCATGACTACGTCTTCCAGCCCGGGTATAAGCCTTATGCAGGAAGGAATTTCTTATCTTGCCGGTTGCGAACTGCCCGCTGTTATTGTAAATGTCATGAGAGGGGGACCCGGGTTAGGCAATATCGCGCCTTCCCAGTCTGATTATTTTCAAGCGGTGAAAGGCGGCGGCCATGGCGATTACCGTTTACTGGTATTTGCTCCTTCCACTCTCCAGGAGATCGTTGATTATACATATATGGCTTTTTCAAAAGCAGGTCAATACAGGATGCAGGTAATGATATTAATGGACGGGTTGATGGGGCAGATGATGGAACCTGTTTCTTTTCCTGAGATGTCAGAATCCTTCAGCTACAGGAATGACTGGGCCCTCACAGGCTGTAAAAAAAGGGAACCCAGGAGCATAAAATCACTGTTTCTGGAAGAAGGCGTTCTTGAACGCCATAATAAAAATCTTCAGAAAAAATACGGCGAGATACGGGAAAGAGAAATTTTATATGACACCTTTCTTGCGGATGATGCGGATGTCCTGTTGACTGCTTTCGGATTTTGCGGCAGGCTGTGTAAAAAAGCGGTTGAGGAGTTGCGCGGGATGGGAATTAAGGCGGGTTTGTTCAGGCCTATTACTCTATGGCCGTTTCCCGGGGATGTTTTTACAGGCCTGTCAAAAAGATCCCGGAAAATCTTTTGTGTTGAAATGAATGCCGGGCAGATGGTTGAAGATATCATGTTTTATGCCGATGACAAAAACAAGGTCGGGTTTATAGGCAGGACCGGAGGCGGAATTCCCTCCGTTTCGGAAATAGTAAAAGCGGTTACAGGCAAGAGATGA
- a CDS encoding thiamine pyrophosphate-dependent enzyme — MREIYKKPEALNDNITHYCPGCGHGIAHRLIAEVIDELKIRERVIGVAPVGCAVLAYNYFNFDVAESAHGRTPAVATGIKRALPDNIVFSYQGDGDLAAIGTAEIVHAANRSENISVFFVNNTVYGMTGGQMAPTTLEGQKTLTTPSGREKGTTGSPIKVCELLSVLEGARYLYRGALSTPSNILKVKKAIKDSFQIQIAKKGFSLVEIISPCPTYWGLTPLESLQYIDNKLLKVFPLGEIKNTAR; from the coding sequence ATGAGAGAAATATATAAAAAGCCGGAAGCGTTAAATGATAATATTACGCATTATTGCCCCGGGTGCGGGCACGGAATAGCGCACAGGCTTATTGCCGAGGTTATTGACGAACTCAAAATCCGCGAGCGGGTGATTGGTGTCGCGCCCGTGGGTTGCGCCGTTCTGGCATACAACTATTTTAATTTTGATGTAGCTGAATCCGCGCACGGCAGGACGCCGGCTGTTGCTACGGGCATAAAAAGAGCGCTTCCTGATAATATTGTATTCTCATACCAGGGGGACGGAGATCTTGCCGCGATAGGAACGGCTGAAATAGTGCATGCGGCAAACAGGTCGGAAAACATATCGGTCTTTTTTGTGAATAATACCGTTTACGGTATGACAGGCGGGCAAATGGCTCCGACGACGCTTGAGGGTCAGAAAACGCTGACAACTCCTTCCGGGAGGGAGAAAGGAACAACAGGTTCTCCGATAAAGGTGTGCGAGCTTCTTTCCGTGCTTGAAGGGGCAAGATACCTTTACCGCGGCGCGTTATCAACCCCGTCGAATATTTTAAAAGTGAAGAAAGCGATAAAAGACAGTTTCCAGATTCAAATAGCTAAAAAAGGATTTTCCCTTGTGGAAATAATTTCTCCGTGCCCTACGTATTGGGGGCTTACGCCTCTTGAGTCTTTACAATATATAGATAATAAGCTTCTAAAGGTGTTTCCACTCGGGGAAATTAAAAATACGGCAAGGTGA
- a CDS encoding NAD(+)/NADH kinase, which yields MKIKRVGIFPNPRKKECLEYIKTLTGLFKKNNIDVYMPDFIPSAPDADFKSVNLKLFLSKVDIIIVLGGDGTFLYAARECHNADVPLLGVNMGSFGFLTEFTKEDFLVSMGTVMDGHYKIVELLTFDVKVMRKNRRIADFIALNDAVLSRDSFSRALEIQVNLGDEFLNEYFADGLIIATPTGSTAHSLSAGGPIVVQTMKSILITPICPHALTNRPIIIPSETKVGLLVKKAEKNARLTIDGQVGLSLKKGDAIIVKSRKDCIKLIRPVQRSYYGILRDKLNWSGTYRTKR from the coding sequence ATGAAGATTAAAAGGGTGGGCATCTTCCCAAATCCCCGAAAAAAAGAATGTCTCGAATATATAAAAACTTTAACAGGTCTTTTTAAGAAAAATAATATTGATGTTTATATGCCGGATTTTATCCCGTCCGCACCTGATGCCGATTTCAAGTCTGTGAATTTAAAATTATTTTTAAGTAAAGTTGATATTATCATCGTTCTCGGAGGGGACGGGACTTTTTTATATGCCGCCAGAGAATGCCATAACGCAGATGTCCCCCTGCTGGGCGTCAATATGGGGTCGTTCGGTTTCCTGACTGAATTTACAAAGGAAGATTTTTTAGTGAGTATGGGCACCGTCATGGATGGGCATTATAAGATAGTAGAGCTTCTTACGTTTGACGTGAAAGTGATGAGAAAAAACAGGCGTATTGCGGATTTTATTGCGCTGAACGATGCTGTTTTAAGCCGGGATTCATTTTCGAGAGCGCTGGAAATACAGGTGAATCTCGGGGATGAATTTCTGAATGAGTATTTTGCGGACGGACTTATAATTGCGACTCCCACCGGTTCTACGGCCCATTCTCTTTCCGCGGGAGGTCCTATTGTTGTCCAGACTATGAAATCCATACTTATTACACCTATATGTCCTCATGCCCTGACAAACAGGCCTATAATAATTCCCTCTGAAACCAAAGTGGGTTTATTGGTGAAAAAAGCCGAAAAAAACGCCAGGTTGACCATTGACGGGCAGGTAGGCCTTAGTTTAAAAAAAGGCGATGCTATTATCGTGAAAAGCCGTAAGGACTGTATAAAACTGATTCGGCCCGTGCAAAGGTCATATTACGGCATATTGAGAGATAAATTGAACTGGAGCGGAACTTACAGAACCAAGCGGTAG
- the der gene encoding ribosome biogenesis GTPase Der, whose product MNANYRKVTIIGRPNVGKSALFNRLLGKKISIVNPEPGVTRDRVEGKLEHDDCVFELNDTGGIVTGKKGSMETEILKHADRSISISDVLILVVDVTAGCIPMDIEVAAHARRSGRPLILAVNKCDNPELLNDISLFYELGIDPVVGVSALHNIGIEDILDRVTSLLPFSGKIILPEKSVKIAVVGRPNTGKSSFINKLLSEERVIVSEVSGTTRDSIDVEFKAGNTDFILIDTAGIRKRKKIKDAVEKYSVMRAERSIERADIVFLLIDAQRGPGSIDLKIASFVSNKGKSCVIGVNKWDLVKGCTQEAYDDAIKRKMPFLSYAPVVFISSLTGRNVLETVKIFQGVYNMSSMKIPTSELNRLINKAMRKTLPPIVKNSRLKFYYATQCGTCPPSFLFFVNNKELLKKSYENYLVNCIRNHFAIKGAPIFIRFRNRESRYKIQRKY is encoded by the coding sequence ATGAATGCTAATTACAGAAAAGTCACTATAATAGGAAGGCCTAATGTCGGTAAATCCGCATTGTTTAACCGTTTGCTGGGCAAGAAAATATCAATAGTCAATCCGGAACCCGGAGTAACGAGAGACAGGGTTGAGGGGAAGCTTGAACATGATGATTGTGTTTTTGAGTTGAATGATACGGGTGGGATCGTCACGGGTAAAAAGGGCTCGATGGAAACCGAGATTCTCAAACATGCCGACCGTTCAATTTCAATATCGGATGTTTTGATACTGGTCGTAGATGTCACTGCCGGCTGTATACCTATGGATATAGAAGTCGCGGCTCATGCGAGAAGGTCCGGCAGGCCTCTTATTCTTGCGGTTAATAAATGCGATAACCCCGAACTGCTGAATGATATATCTCTTTTTTACGAATTGGGCATCGATCCGGTTGTCGGAGTTTCCGCTTTGCATAATATAGGAATAGAAGACATACTGGACAGGGTAACTTCATTGCTTCCTTTTTCCGGAAAAATTATTCTTCCGGAAAAATCGGTTAAGATAGCCGTTGTGGGAAGGCCGAACACGGGCAAATCTTCTTTTATCAATAAACTTTTATCCGAGGAAAGAGTAATCGTCAGCGAAGTTTCGGGAACAACAAGGGATTCGATCGATGTGGAATTTAAAGCCGGCAATACGGATTTTATCCTTATAGATACCGCAGGTATCAGGAAAAGGAAAAAAATAAAGGATGCGGTGGAAAAATACAGCGTTATGAGGGCGGAAAGAAGCATAGAAAGAGCTGATATCGTCTTTCTTTTAATAGATGCTCAAAGAGGGCCCGGTTCGATTGATTTAAAAATAGCATCATTTGTTTCCAATAAGGGTAAATCCTGCGTGATAGGCGTAAATAAGTGGGACCTTGTCAAGGGGTGCACACAGGAAGCGTACGATGACGCGATAAAAAGAAAAATGCCTTTTCTCAGTTACGCTCCGGTGGTTTTTATATCATCATTGACCGGCAGGAATGTTCTTGAGACAGTGAAAATATTCCAGGGCGTTTATAATATGAGTTCAATGAAGATCCCCACTTCGGAATTGAACAGGCTGATAAATAAAGCCATGCGGAAGACCCTGCCTCCCATAGTTAAAAACTCAAGATTGAAATTTTATTACGCGACGCAATGCGGCACATGCCCGCCGTCCTTTTTGTTTTTTGTCAATAATAAGGAATTACTTAAAAAGAGTTATGAGAACTATCTGGTTAACTGCATACGAAACCACTTTGCTATTAAGGGAGCTCCGATTTTTATCAGATTCAGAAACAGGGAGTCCAGATATAAAATACAGCGAAAGTATTAA
- a CDS encoding TlyA family RNA methyltransferase, producing MKKERLDNILVERHLADTRSKAKALILGGKVYIGGALADKSGKLVNIDAPIVIKEGLKYVSRGGFKLEHAVDFFKIDIKDKICVDIGASTGGFTDCLLKKGAKKVFAVDVGYGQIDYNLRRDKRVALFEKTNARYLQKNQIGEKVDLVTIDVSFISLDKILPVAYSLLERDGKCIALIKPQFEAGRKAVEKGGVVRSESVRLKVISGIRELCVSIGYSVIGCVESPLKGPAGNVEYLIYAEKKNED from the coding sequence ATGAAAAAAGAAAGATTAGATAATATTCTGGTTGAAAGGCATTTGGCGGACACCAGATCAAAGGCAAAAGCATTAATACTCGGCGGCAAGGTTTATATCGGGGGCGCTCTGGCGGATAAATCCGGGAAGCTGGTGAATATTGACGCGCCGATTGTAATAAAAGAAGGGCTTAAATATGTCAGCAGAGGCGGATTCAAGCTGGAACACGCTGTAGATTTTTTTAAGATAGATATCAAGGATAAGATTTGCGTTGATATCGGCGCCTCGACCGGAGGTTTTACGGACTGCCTTTTAAAAAAAGGAGCTAAAAAGGTTTTTGCGGTTGATGTGGGTTACGGACAGATAGATTATAACTTACGCAGAGATAAAAGGGTTGCTCTCTTTGAGAAAACCAACGCGCGGTATCTGCAGAAAAATCAAATCGGGGAAAAGGTTGATTTAGTGACGATAGATGTTTCCTTTATCTCGCTTGACAAAATATTACCCGTTGCATATAGTTTACTGGAGCGCGACGGCAAATGTATCGCTCTGATCAAACCTCAGTTTGAAGCCGGCAGAAAAGCTGTTGAGAAAGGCGGAGTTGTCAGGAGCGAATCCGTAAGACTGAAAGTTATATCCGGGATAAGGGAATTATGTGTTTCCATCGGTTATTCGGTAATAGGCTGCGTGGAATCGCCTTTAAAGGGACCTGCCGGCAATGTTGAATATTTGATTTATGCGGAGAAGAAAAATGAAGATTAA
- a CDS encoding ferredoxin family protein, with protein sequence MAYVKVNKEKCKGCGYCVSVCPDKAFIISGQLNSKGYNVIEYTAKGCRGCKLCVTVCPDCAIEIFDGKK encoded by the coding sequence ATGGCGTATGTAAAGGTTAACAAGGAAAAATGTAAGGGTTGCGGTTATTGTGTAAGCGTTTGTCCAGATAAAGCTTTTATCATTTCCGGCCAATTGAATTCAAAGGGATACAACGTGATTGAATATACCGCTAAAGGATGCAGGGGTTGTAAATTATGCGTTACTGTTTGCCCTGACTGCGCCATCGAAATTTTTGACGGAAAAAAATAA
- the gltX gene encoding glutamate--tRNA ligase yields the protein MQKTEKVKVRFAPAPTGYLHVGGARTALFNWLYAKNTGGKLVLRIEDTDAVRSTEESTKAIFDSLKWLGIDWDEGPFFQSERKEIYRKYAQELLSKGLAYESDEIKGTHKAIIFKLPDSRKIVIKDLIHDDVEFDTSVFKDIVLMKSDGTAAYNFACVIDDYLMGITHIIRGDDHISNTPKQILLYEALGFSLPEFAHVPLILGPDGSRLSKRHGATSVGQYKKEGYFNKAFVNFLALLGWAPGDNREKMGADEIVKSFSLERIGKKGAIFDVKKLQWLNGVYIREMSLEQLTAAVTPYLQESGIINRDADGEHLKFIVSLVQERIKTFSETTELTRFFFAKDIDYDESAVKKYLLKENVSDILEKILNEIEHEESFDAANLEKGFVKVKEEMNISNSRLIHPVRVAVTGSAASPPIFETLTGIGKENCIRRLKNTLSFLDNGKFPFRTQHSGDKTE from the coding sequence ATGCAGAAAACAGAAAAGGTGAAAGTAAGGTTTGCCCCGGCGCCTACGGGTTATTTGCACGTAGGAGGAGCGAGAACAGCTCTTTTTAACTGGCTCTATGCGAAGAACACGGGAGGAAAGCTGGTTCTGAGGATAGAAGATACCGATGCGGTCAGGTCTACAGAAGAGTCTACAAAAGCGATTTTTGACAGCTTGAAATGGCTTGGGATTGATTGGGATGAAGGGCCGTTTTTCCAATCGGAAAGAAAAGAAATATACAGGAAGTATGCTCAGGAACTGCTTTCCAAAGGCCTGGCTTATGAGTCTGATGAAATCAAGGGCACTCATAAGGCGATTATTTTTAAGCTGCCGGACAGCAGAAAAATAGTGATAAAAGATTTAATCCATGACGATGTTGAGTTTGACACGTCGGTTTTTAAGGATATCGTTTTAATGAAATCGGACGGGACGGCAGCATATAATTTTGCCTGTGTTATAGATGATTACTTAATGGGAATAACACATATAATCAGGGGAGATGACCATATTTCAAATACGCCAAAGCAGATTTTGCTGTATGAAGCCCTGGGTTTCTCTCTGCCTGAATTCGCGCATGTGCCGCTGATACTCGGTCCCGACGGTTCGAGATTATCAAAGAGACACGGGGCAACTTCCGTCGGGCAGTATAAAAAGGAAGGGTATTTTAATAAGGCGTTCGTTAATTTCCTGGCGCTTTTGGGATGGGCGCCGGGCGATAACAGGGAAAAGATGGGCGCGGATGAAATTGTGAAATCTTTTAGCCTGGAAAGAATAGGAAAGAAAGGCGCGATATTCGATGTAAAAAAACTGCAATGGCTGAACGGTGTTTATATAAGGGAAATGAGCCTGGAACAATTGACTGCGGCCGTGACGCCGTATCTCCAGGAATCCGGGATAATAAACAGGGATGCGGACGGAGAGCATCTTAAATTTATAGTTTCTCTCGTACAGGAAAGGATAAAGACATTTTCGGAAACAACGGAACTTACAAGATTCTTCTTCGCAAAGGATATTGACTATGATGAAAGCGCGGTGAAAAAATATCTGCTTAAAGAAAATGTAAGCGACATCCTTGAAAAAATCCTCAATGAGATTGAACACGAGGAAAGTTTCGATGCCGCAAACCTGGAAAAAGGTTTTGTAAAGGTTAAAGAGGAAATGAATATTTCGAACTCCAGATTGATTCATCCCGTCAGGGTTGCGGTTACGGGATCAGCGGCAAGCCCGCCTATATTTGAGACATTGACCGGCATCGGAAAAGAAAACTGTATCAGGAGGCTGAAAAATACGTTGTCTTTTCTTGACAACGGTAAATTCCCTTTCAGAACACAGCATTCCGGCGATAAAACTGAATGA